A stretch of Eleutherodactylus coqui strain aEleCoq1 chromosome 9, aEleCoq1.hap1, whole genome shotgun sequence DNA encodes these proteins:
- the LOC136578649 gene encoding putative uncharacterized protein ENSP00000383309 encodes MQRRDCAQLTEFKKGALLGCKKLAGRINKSPPPGPFSPYFPSRLYLSRRSFAATPSRLYLSRRSFAATPSRLYLSRRSFAATPSRLYLSRRSFAATPSRLYLSRRSFAATPSRLYLSRRSFAATPSRLYLSRRSFAATPSRLYLSRRSIAATPSRLYLSRRSFAATPSRLYLSRRSFAATPSRLYLSRRFFATVPSRLYLSRRFFATVPSRLYLSRRSFAATPSRLYLSRRFFATVPSRLYLSRRFFATVPSRLYLSRRSFATVPSRLYLSRRSFATVPSRLYLSRRSFATVPSRLYLSRRSFATVPSRLYLSRRSFATVPSRLYLSRRSFATVPSRLYLSRRSFATVPSRLYLSRRSFATVPSRLYLSRRSFATVPSRLYLSRRSFATVPSRLYLSRRSFATVPSRLYLSRRSFATVPSRLYLSRRSFATVPSRLYLSRRSFATVPSRLYLSRRSFATVPSRLYLSRRSFATVPSRLYLSRRSFATVPSRLYLSRRSFATVPSRLYLSRRSFASPQPPLPLATLLRYSPQLPLPLAALLRYSPQPPLPLAALLRYSPQPPLPLAALLR; translated from the exons atgcagagaagagattgtgcccagttaacagagtttaagaagggcgcattattgggatgcaagAAGCTGGCTGGTCGTATCAACAAATcaccgccacctgggccattctcaccatact TCCCCAGCCGCCTCTACCTCTCGCGGCGCTCCTTCGCTGCCACCCCCAGCCGCCTCTACCTCTCGCGGCGCTCCTTCGCTGCCACCCCCAGCCGCCTCTACCTCTCGCGGCGCTCCTTCGCTGCCACCCCCAGCCGCCTCTACCTCTCGCGGCGCTCCTTCGCTGCCACCCCCAGCCGCCTCTACCTCTCGAGGCGCTCCTTCGCTGCCACCCCCAGCCGCCTCTACCTCTCGAGGCGCTCCTTCGCTGCCACCCCCAGCCGCCTCTACCTCTCGAGGCGCTCCTTCGCTGCCACCCCCAGCCGCCTCTACCTCTCGCGGCGCTCCATCGCTGCCACCCCCAGCCGCCTCTACCTCTCGCGGCGCTCCTTCGCTGCCACCCCCAGCCGCCTCTACCTCTCGCGGCGCTCCTTCGCTGCCACCCCCAGCCGCCTCTACCTCTCGCGGCGCTTCTTCGCTACAGTCCCCAGCCGCCTCTACCTCTCGCGGCGCTTCTTCGCTACAGTCCCCAGCCGCCTCTACCTCTCGCGGCGCTCCTTCGCTGCCACCCCCAGCCGCCTCTACCTCTCGCGGCGCTTCTTCGCTACAGTCCCCAGCCGCCTCTACCTCTCGCGGCGCTTCTTCGCTACAGTCCCCAGCCGCCTCTACCTCTCGCGGCGCTCCTTCGCTACAGTCCCCAGCCGCCTCTACCTCTCGCGACGCTCCTTCGCTACAGTCCCCAGCCGCCTCTACCTCTCGCGACGCTCCTTCGCTACAGTCCCCAGCCGCCTCTACCTCTCGCGGCGCTCCTTCGCTACAGTCCCCAGCCGCCTCTACCTCTCGCGACGCTCCTTCGCTACAGTCCCCAGCCGCCTCTACCTCTCGCGACGCTCCTTCGCTACAGTCCCCAGCCGCCTCTACCTCTCGCGACGCTCCTTCGCTACAGTCCCCAGCCGCCTCTACCTCTCGCGACGCTCCTTCGCTACAGTCCCCAGCCGCCTCTACCTCTCGCGACGCTCCTTCGCTACAGTCCCCAGCCGCCTCTACCTCTCGCGACGCTCCTTCGCTACAGTCCCCAGCCGCCTCTACCTCTCGCGACGCTCCTTCGCTACAGTCCCCAGCCGCCTCTACCTCTCGCGACGCTCCTTCGCTACAGTCCCCAGCCGCCTCTACCTCTCGCGACGCTCCTTCGCTACAGTCCCCAGCCGCCTCTACCTCTCGCGACGCTCCTTCGCTACAGTCCCCAGCCGCCTCTACCTCTCGCGACGCTCCTTCGCTACAGTCCCCAGCCGCCTCTACCTCTCGCGACGCTCCTTCGCTACAGTCCCCAGCCGCCTCTACCTCTCGCGACGCTCCTTCGCTACAGTCCCCAGCCGCCTCTACCTCTCGCGACGCTCCTTCGCTACAGTCCCCAGCCGCCTCTACCTCTCGCGGCGCTCCTTCGCTAGTCCCCAGCCGCCTCTACCTCTCGCGACGCTCCTTCGCTACAGTCCCCAGCTGCCTCTACCTCTCGCGGCGCTCCTTCGCTACAGTCCCCAGCCGCCTCTACCTCTCGCGGCGCTCCTTCGCTACAGTCCCCAGCCGCCTCTACCTCTCGCGGCGCTCCTTCGCTAG